The nucleotide sequence CGGGTCGCAGCCGCCGTTGTCCGCCAGGCACTCGTCGATGTCCACGCATACGCCCCGGCCGTCCTCCGTATACCCCCGGGGACAGGTCTTGTCGCTGTCCCGGGAACCGCCGCCCGACGTCCCGCCGCACCCGGAAAACAGGCCCGAAACGGCCAACGCTGCCACGACCCAAAGCATCCGTTTCCCGGCCGGCATGCATCCTCCCGCATCTGGAATCCGTCGAGCACGCCCGTCGCGGTCTACCCGTTCCGGAGTTCCTTCATCTGCGCCCTGGTGGGGACGTTGGGGATCTCGGCGACCACCTTCCCCTTGTACTCGAACACCTGCTTGTCGTCGTTGTTGATCTCGCCGATCACTTCGGCCCGCACCCTCTTCGCCCGGACGGCCTCGAGGACGGTGTCGACGTCCCGCGGGGCGACCTGCACGACCATGCGTCCCTGGGTCTCGCAGATCATGATCTCCTCGGGGATGAGACCCTTTTCGCGCAGCGCCACCTTGTCGAGGTCGACGCGCGCGCCGAACCCGCCGTAGCGCGCGGATTCGCAGACGGCGGCCCCGATCCCGGCGGCGCCCAGGTCGGAGCAGGCCTTGATCTTGCCCGTGCGGAAGGCGGCGAGCGAGGCCTCCATCACCGCGCGTTCGTCGCGGAAAAGCGCTATGGCCGGCTTCATCACCTCCACCAGGCCGGCGCGGTAGAGGGTGTCGTTGCCGTCGCTCCCCGTTTTGCCGATGAGGAGGATCCGGTCCCCGGCCGATTTCGCCGGCTTGGTCAGGGGCTTCGGCGTGACCAGCTGGCCGATGACCGAGACCACGGTCGCCGGAACGATGTCGGAAAAGGAGGTCGAGAACCCGCCGCCGACGATGAAGACGTCCATGGCGCGGCACATGTCCCGAAGCCCCTTGACCATCAGGTTGACCCGTTCGCCGCTCGTCATCGTGAGGCACTTGCCGCAGGTGCAGGTCCCGGCAAACCCGCAGGGGCCGACGACGACCTTTTCCTCGAGCGGCCGCGTGCCGAGGAAGTTCATCAGGAATAGCGGGCGCGCGCCCATCGCCACCACGTCGCGCATGGCCCCGCCGGCCCCCGTGGCGGCGGCGTCGTAGGGCCTCGGCACGCAGGGGGAGCAATGGCTCTCCATCTTGCCCACGAAAACCCCCCTGCCGCCGGGGAACTTGAACGCGGCGGCGTCGTCGCCCGGGCCGACGATCAGGGCGCCGGGAAACATCTTGGCCACCTTCCGGTTCAGGGTCGCGATCGCCTTGAAGTCGATCGCCTTGTCGGTGTTGTGATGCAGGTGGGTGAAGAGAGCGTGCATCAATGCCTTTTCGATTCTGTTCATGATGCCTCCGAGGGTACAAGGGCCGATATCCTTCGCCTGCGCCCTCCTGTTTGCGGATGCGCACGGCGAACTACAGCCTCTACAATAGGAAACCTTTCCGGAATTAGCAAAGGTTTTGAGCCGTGGCCGCCCGGCTTGCCCCGCGATCGCGCCGTGATATACTGGCGCCTTTCACGGCGCCCGCGGCGCGGCGTCGCCCCGGGGGCGGAAGGACCCATGAAATCCCGGCTGCAGCAAAAAATCGACAACAAGACCAGGCCCCTGGGCGCCCTGCAGCAGCTGTGCGAGCCGGGCCTCTACCTCGCGGCCGTGGCCCTCCTTCGCCAGGGATAGCCATGCGACTGACCCTGGTGCGCCACATCCAGACCCTGGCCCCGGAGGGGACCTGCTACGGGCGGAGCGAACCGGGGCTGCCCCCCGATCACGAGTCGCGGCACCGGGAGCTGGCCCGGGCCCTGGCCGGCGAGACCTTCCACGCCATCTATTCCAGCCCCCTCCGCCGCTGCGCCCTGCTGGCGGATGCGATCGCGGGAGGGCGCGGCGTCACCTGCGACGACCGGCTGATGGAGCTCGACTTCGGCCTGTGGGAGGGGCTCCCCTGGGGCGAGATCGAACGGAGGCCGGAGGCGGCCCCCTTTCTCGCCGACTGGGTGCACAACCCCCCGCCCGGCGGCGAGCGCTTCATCGACCTCATCGGGCGCGTCGGCGCCTTCCTGGGCCTGGCGGAACGACTCCCGCCGGAGGATTTCTTCAAGCGTTCCCTGAATTACGGCCAGATCTCGCAGGTCGAGCTCTGAAGCCGCGCGGGGGTTCCGTCATGCCCGGGCGGAGCGGCCCGGGCATGACGGATTTCATCGGCGGTCAGCGCTCGGCCGACTGCCCGTTGAGCCAGTCGATCAGGGTGCCGGGCACGGCGACTCCCACTTCATCCAGGTAGGGCGCCCCGGTTTTGGGATCTACCATGTCGTTCTGCACGTAGGTCAGTTCCGAATGGGCCTTGGCCTCCATGACCGTCATGCGGCTGTGGTCGTTGACCGTCGTCAGATAAGCCATGACATTCCGGATCTTGTCGGTCAGGGGCACGACCGGGTCGCCGTTCGCATGCACCGTCCAGACCGGCAGCGCCGACAGCGCCTCGAGTTCCTCCGAACCCGGATCGGGCAGGTTGCGCTCGGGTGCGGCGGCGGGAAACGCCGCG is from Acidobacteriota bacterium and encodes:
- a CDS encoding alpha-ribazole phosphatase; translated protein: MRLTLVRHIQTLAPEGTCYGRSEPGLPPDHESRHRELARALAGETFHAIYSSPLRRCALLADAIAGGRGVTCDDRLMELDFGLWEGLPWGEIERRPEAAPFLADWVHNPPPGGERFIDLIGRVGAFLGLAERLPPEDFFKRSLNYGQISQVEL
- a CDS encoding phosphoribosylformylglycinamidine synthase, translated to MNRIEKALMHALFTHLHHNTDKAIDFKAIATLNRKVAKMFPGALIVGPGDDAAAFKFPGGRGVFVGKMESHCSPCVPRPYDAAATGAGGAMRDVVAMGARPLFLMNFLGTRPLEEKVVVGPCGFAGTCTCGKCLTMTSGERVNLMVKGLRDMCRAMDVFIVGGGFSTSFSDIVPATVVSVIGQLVTPKPLTKPAKSAGDRILLIGKTGSDGNDTLYRAGLVEVMKPAIALFRDERAVMEASLAAFRTGKIKACSDLGAAGIGAAVCESARYGGFGARVDLDKVALREKGLIPEEIMICETQGRMVVQVAPRDVDTVLEAVRAKRVRAEVIGEINNDDKQVFEYKGKVVAEIPNVPTRAQMKELRNG